The following nucleotide sequence is from Bos taurus isolate L1 Dominette 01449 registration number 42190680 breed Hereford chromosome 3, ARS-UCD2.0, whole genome shotgun sequence.
ttttttcttttaatttaaattttacttttttaattgtaatgtaattggtttacaatgctgtgttagtttctgctgtacaatgaagtgagttAGCCatgaaagtgtagtcgctcagtcatgtcccactctgtgaccccatggactgtatgtagtccaccaggctcctctgtccatggaattctctaggcaagagtatggaagtgggttgccattcccttctctaggacatcttcccaactcgggggtcaaacccaggtctcccgcattgctgataagttctttaccatctaagccaccagggaacatatcccctctctcttggaccTCGCTCCCACCTCTCCTCCTCGCCCCTGCCGCCCCGCAtccctcccatttaggtcatcacaacACCAAGCCGAGCTCCCGgtactatacagcaggttcccattaactgtctgttttacacatggtagtgtatatatgtcaatcccatttTGTCTCAGTTTCTCCTACCTTCCTCTTCCCTATTGTGTCTACGTGTccattctagattccatatatatgtgttaatatacgatatttgtttttctctttctgacttatttcacttggtatgACAGACTCTTGTTCCATCTACGTCTCTACAGGTGACcctgtttcattccttttaatggctgagtaatattccattgtgtatatgtatcacattttgtccattcatctgtcagtggacatttaggttgtttccacgtcctggctattgaaAATAGTGTTGCATGAACACTGGGGAGTCATACCCTCATACCACGTATCTTGTGTGGTATCTTGTCAACCAAGTGACACAGACAGCATCCGTTTAGAAAACTGTATTaagttggtacaaaagtaattgtgattttgcattgttgaactttgctgtttgttATTAGAATACATTGTTAAGTAAATGTGATTATGTTATACactattttaatgcacatttttcactttttttttttttgctcatgaCTTAGtacttgctgtttatttgtatatttattttagactagggaaatgatgttagatgAAGCAAATTTGaacaattttcttattcaagttcaaaatgggtcataaagcagtagagacaacttgcaacatcagcTCATTTCGTCCAGGAACTGCTAAGGAACATACATTGCAATGGTGGttcaagaaattttgcaaaggaaacgagagccttgaagatgggGAACACTGTGACTGGCTGTTGGAAGTTAACAACAACCAATTGAGAggatcattgaagctgatcctcttaaaacAACACGAGAAGTTGCCGAAGAACTCAGTGTCAACCGTTCTATTGtcgttcagcatttgaagcaaattggaaaagtgaaaaagctcaataagtagGTGTCTCATGAActgactgcaaaaaaaaaaaatcatcattttgaagtgttgtcttctcttattctatgtaACAGCAaaccatttctcaattggattgtAATGtgcgatgaaaagtggatttcATACAGCAATGGGAaacaaccagctcagtggctggactgaaaggaagctccaaagcacttcccaaagccaaacttggtcatggtcactgtttggtggtctgcttgCTGCCTGTTTGATCCTCTACAGCTTTCTGCATCTCAACGAAactattacatctgagaagtatgttcAGCAAATAGATGAGATGCACTAAAAACTGTaatgcctgcagctggcattggtcaacagacagggcccagttcttctccacTACAGCATCCAACTGCACATTGCATAACCAACGCTTCAGAAGTTGAACAAATTGAGCTGTGaggttttgcctcatctgccatgttcacctgacctctcgccaactGACTAcaacttcttcaagcatctcgacaaactttttgcagggaaaatgcttccacaactagcaggaggcagaaaatgctttccgaGAGTTTGTTgaatctcaaggcaagaatttttatgctacaggagtaaacaaacttatttctcattggcaaaaatgtgtcaTTGTGAtggttcttattttgattaataaagatatgtttgagcCTAGTTGCAGTGGTccaaaaccgcaattactttttcaccaacctaATACTTCAACCAAAGGCTTTGATAATAGAATTTTTGGGAAGCTACTGTCATCACTTTTAAACAGGGACATATATAGTAAAAAGTGAAATGTAAATAGATATTAATGAGAGTAAggcaaaggaaaacaataattcaaaaacaaagaGTAAGGTAACAGAAAAAATTTGCAGTTTATGCTAATCTCTTGTATAATTTATCAAAACAAGTCAAACTAGAAAcaagaatgttttaatttctttaacctttaaattgtatttagattttatttaaatttaagttgACACTCCTTGCCTCCTGCATTCCCAACCATCCTAGTTCTCTTTACTTTGTTCTACTCTTTTTCTATAACCCATATCACTATTTAACATATATggaattatttctaaagtttattttttattgtttgtgttCCTTCACTTGAATGTAATCTGTGAGGACCAAATTTTTATCTGATTTGTTTACTCATATATCTGAATGCTTAGAACAGTAGCTTGACACATAAGAGGCACCCAAATAAGCAtgattaaatgagtaaatgagtAATTACTATATGTTTTCACTAGTGGCATATGAAGTAATTTGGATGACTGTAATTTTCAGGTTTATTCTCAGTACTGAGAGAAAATTATCTCAGGAAATAATCTGTAGACTCTACATAGCTTTCCTACTCAGTGAATGTCCTGTTGAATTTGCTGGacttgtgtttttaaatattgtgttTGTGATGCTTTTGGTGTTTCTTTTATTgacttatttcttccttttacctCTCAGAAAACCACCTTTTTTGCTGTACATGTGTGTGGAGCTGTGCTCACATTTGGTATGGGCTCATTGTATATGTTTGTTCAGACTATCCTTTCCTACCAAATGCAGCCCAAAATTCATGGCAAACAAGTCTTCTGGATCAGACTGTTATTGGTTATCTGGTGTGGAGTAAGTGCATTTAGCAGTATCCTTTGCTGTAAAATGTGGCTACCCTTGAAagggaactgaacaacaaaatttaaGTGAACACTGTTGACATGTTGTAAACAGGCCTTTTGTGGGCGAGCTTCTTGGTTTACTAAATCCTAAATTAATTTGAATcgtgaaattcaaatttttacTTGGGACATGGTAACTGAGTGAGAAGCAAAGATAATGTCTAGCCTAATCATACTCACTTCAAAGATAGGAAAGATGAGTTGATTCCCTCCTTAAGAACAATTGTGTAGCAAAGCTTATGATAGAACTAAGAATTTATTGAGCAAAGAGAAACTGACTCTGCGAAGCATTTTATAATAATATGggcacattttaaattttactaatgCCATGTAATATGAAGTCTTTAAGAAAATGGTTTTGggccttggaaacaaatatatGTGTGATCCTTTTAGATCTTTgaagatatttgtttttaattttgagtttAGCTTAAACTTAACATGTCTTCCTTGAGATTCTTCcttgacatttctttttaatagtgCTGACTTGCTCATCACTTTTGTACAATGGCAGTTTTGGTGCTGATATAGTACAGAAACTCCATTGGAACCCTGAGGACAAAGTAAGAACTGAAATAATTTACTAGATACTCCTAATCAGAACCCATATTTTAATGCTCAAAATGTAGTATCAAGTTTGTCATGGGCATtttttgcatgtgtgcatgttcagttgctcagtcatatccaacttttggGGACTCTGtcgactgtaaccttccaggcttctctgtccatgggattttccaggcaagaatactggagtgggttgccattcccttctccaggggatcttcctgacccagggatcgaatctgcatctcctgcattgcaagcagattctttataccactgagccacctattaATCTGAGCATTGTTTACTTAAACTTTTTTAGTGGGATTTAATGGCTCATGACTTTGGAAAAGGCAGTAACTTCTTGGTTGTAGAGTTAAGTTCTCCTGTTCTTAGTTATTTGAATGAAAATTTTACTTGCTATAAATGAAAATGTGATAGATCATTTAGGATGTCTTTAATGTCCACCTTTAATTCTAGAGATATGTCAAATAAATCAGGGGTTGATATTTCAGAATACTGATTGGTTTATAAATATTACAGGTTTTTTATTTGAGGTCATATGAATGAAATTTCACAgaactgttttttttgttgttgttgtcacttAAGGGTTATGTGCTTCACATGATTACTACGGCAGCAGAATGGTCTATGTCACTTTCCTTCTTTGGTTTTTTCCTGACTTACATTCGTGATTTTCAGGTAAGAAAATGTAGAATTAGATATATGCTGTCAAACTTCCTTTGGTGGAATAAGAAACTTTCTATAGgcaactctctcgctttttcaaaaattaacttCTTAAGCAGTGAGCCAGAAGAGGAGCTTCTAACGTGATTTGTTTCTGTGCCTTGAGAAATAGTGTTCTGTTAGCAAGGTTAAGCCTTGAAAATAGGGTTGTAAAACAATTAAATTTGCAGATATTCTCTCAGAGTTTTTATCAACTCAGGCTACATTTATATAGGCCATCCTCCacatttagttttattgattCTTCATAGAAACCAGAGAAAACCAAAGAACTTCTGAGGAAAGAAGcttatttttcataattctgTTTGTACTACAGATGATACTTTTGGCAGTACAACAGCCATCTCTCTCTTGTTCTTCATTAGAATTGGTTTACATTCTGGATCCCAAGATATTCCCAGAATATATTGAACATGTGATCTGTCTTTAAGGAGCAAACTTCtgtatgtaattttcttttctgttccagAAAATTTCTTTACGGGTCGAAGCCACTTTACATGGATTAACCCTTTATGACACTGCTCCTTGCCCTGTTAACAATGAACGAACATGGCTACTTTCCAGAGATGTATGATGAAACGACAAAATATACCTTTGGTGATTATGATTCTCAGGGATTGGGGAGATATTCATGAAAGTTACTTATTCTGCTCTGAAGTTTTCAACCATTTAATCAAGGCTGACTGTGACATGAAAGAATCCCGATAATCAAGAGACATGAATTAAGACATTTGATGTTGTTTTAAAGGACATCTTCAAGAGGATCATGTAAAAACATTTATGCCTATACTTTTTTAGCCCAGAAAGTATAACCAAAGGACTACaacattgtatattttttttctactttttttttttaaagagaaacaacCAGAACTGCACCAAGCAGTCTGCAAAATCcaacttttcacatttttaaaaccaTTAAAACTCATGATTTGTTCGGAGCAGTTATGTAAGAGAAACATTTCAGGACCCCAAATAATCAGCAATGCTCAACAGCTCCTTTAGAATTGGGTTTTGAAGTAATAGTTTTACCATATTAATACATTTCATACAgtctttataaaatttatttcttctggAATCCAACTTTAAAGGGAAGTAGACCTGAATTCACATGAGCACTTTAATTGCTTAAGCTTTGCACAAGATATTCTGTGGATATTGATTTGATTGCTGCCACAAGGCCAGATACTATGCTAAATGGTCTGTCACACCTGCTCGCTCGCACTTGTTTCATGAAGGTTAGTCTCTGATGTGAAACTTTAATTactaatgaatgaaaaaaaacagCTATAGGTAAATGTACTCCAGTTACATTTTGTATAGAACAGTGATTAATGTTCCGACACAAGGCTGAGAAGTTTCTGAATAACAGCAAGTATAATTAATGTAAAAGTCACCTCAAACTGCACTCAAGAATTCATTAAGATTTCATTTATAGcaaattataattatttgaaaaagaaacctTGAACAGATGTTGGACCTTTTTTAATGGGATGTGATCTTTGTAGAACCCCAATTCTAAAGGATAGAAACAGCAATCCAGAAAAACTAGGTGTAGAATAATGATGATACATGCACCCaccaaaataattttgtttctctCTGGACATGCAAGTAATTGGAGCACTTCTACTTGAATCCTTATCTGTGCAGATAAAGAATGGTTTACAGATCCCAGATAAAATTCAGAAGAAGAAAACACTCATCTGTAAGGTGCCCAGTGATCAAATGATTTGCAAAAGAATCTCTGAAGAAGATTAacaaggtttttctttttagaagaagTGGATCCATAGCCAGAATAAAAGATGGTAAGGAAAGGTTTAAAGTGTAAGAGAGAGCAATTAAGGGAAGATGGTTATATGGTAGAACCATAGATCTCAATTATGAAAAGCTTGCTGGTTGTAAAAAGGTAAATGTTTCTGAAGACTTCTGTACTTATAAGATAGAAAATGGAATACAATACTGTTTAGCTATATAAAGCAACAGTGAACATGGGAAACATTTCAGTAAACACTGGTTGATATCTGAcatcactgaaaaaaattttcagtaCAAACCGTGAAACGTCTTTTTAATGCCTCTGAAAATCATGATTTTCATCATGTGCAACCACATCATGTGCAACCACATCTGTGAAACAGTATCTAGTCCTGACTGCTGTCCCTCAAGGAAGCTGTAATCTAAGTTGTGAAGGACCACAGTATGgtaagaaggaaacagataaaaTCAAAGGTCGTAAAATTATAGTTTATGTGGGGGCAAGATGGCACAGGGAAGAACATGGACTTGTGCTTCCATATTAGAACTTAGAGGTACAGTAAcaactttaaattattttaaaaacaaaaaatattacttgaatagtattttaatttcattatttaactTTTACCCTTAGAAATAACATGGGCTGAAAATATGAATAAGTTTAAAAAGAGATTATAAATAGAAATTTTTGAATGTGCCTTCATCCCTTATCTTAAGCCTGAAGTAATGGAAGCTAACCATACCCTCCCTCAAAGTATGCCTTGCCAACACTATCGGATAGTAGTATTAATAGCTTGGATGAATGGGTAAGGTAGTTCAATTAATTTGGTTTTGAATGTAGACTTTTGAGAATAGGAGGTTAAGCTGACAAAATCAACAGATACTGTTTCCTGAGTTCTTAAAGACACGGCAAGACAACATTTCCCTTTTAGTCAAGTATaggcaaaagaatgaattttagtCATGAAGTGTAAATGAAATGGATGTGTCTATTTCAGCATTATGATTTTGAAAAACAAGAATGCTGTTACCCAGTTTTGTCTCCTTACATCAGTTGCTTATTGATGAGAACAGGGTTTTAGGAGATGGCAGACTAACATGTAGGAGCCTGAACTAGTTCTCTTTTAATCAGCTTTTAGAATATCAACCTAGATATCTAATATAATGTGAGAACTCTTTTTAATTATCCTGTTTACCAAGATTATCCGTTTCTAGAATAGTGTCATGCTGTAAATATTCAGTGGAtttatgaaagagaaagacaacttTTCTTGTGCAGTGTTCTATACAGACTTGCCATGAAATGAAATTGAATAAATGTTGGATTACTGCCCTAATATTGTCTTTTTTTCAACCAACCAGAGTGCTGGTTTTTAAAACAGTGTATTTATTAGGAAGGTAAGAATGTAGAATAGATCTAAGACAAAGGAAAAGTCTTTCTGAGGCATTATTGGTCTTACCAATGTAAACAGTTGTATCCTCCACAAGGCATGGTAATTTGAAATACAGTTTATCTGAGAATTCACCTACTCAGAAGAC
It contains:
- the DRAM2 gene encoding DNA damage-regulated autophagy modulator protein 2 isoform X1, yielding MWWFQQGLSFLPSALVIWTAAAFIFSYITAITLHHVDPVLPYISDTGTVAPEKCLFGAMLNIAAVLCVATIYVRYKQVHALNPEENRIIRLNKAGLVLGLLSCLGLSLVANFQKTTFFAVHVCGAVLTFGMGSLYMFVQTILSYQMQPKIHGKQVFWIRLLLVIWCGVSAFSMLTCSSLLYNGSFGADIVQKLHWNPEDKGYVLHMITTAAEWSMSLSFFGFFLTYIRDFQKISLRVEATLHGLTLYDTAPCPVNNERTWLLSRDV
- the DRAM2 gene encoding DNA damage-regulated autophagy modulator protein 2 isoform X3 → MGSLYMFVQTILSYQMQPKIHGKQVFWIRLLLVIWCGVSAFSMLTCSSLLYNGSFGADIVQKLHWNPEDKGYVLHMITTAAEWSMSLSFFGFFLTYIRDFQKISLRVEATLHGLTLYDTAPCPVNNERTWLLSRDV